From Chryseobacterium sp. H1D6B, a single genomic window includes:
- a CDS encoding DoxX family protein has product MNYFNSNYSSVFRDIILLIVRVFIGFAMLSHGFPKLQMLLAGGKIEFFDFLGLGQQVSLILTIFAEFVCSILLILGLFTRVSLGFLIFTMIIAAFVVHGADPFETRELSLIYLSVYLLLITFGAGKVSVDHLIEKRKRASDW; this is encoded by the coding sequence ATGAATTACTTTAACTCAAATTATAGCTCTGTATTTAGAGATATTATTCTGTTAATTGTGAGAGTCTTTATTGGATTTGCCATGCTTTCTCACGGGTTTCCAAAGCTTCAAATGCTGTTAGCAGGCGGGAAAATTGAATTTTTTGACTTTTTGGGACTTGGCCAGCAGGTATCATTGATTCTGACCATATTTGCAGAATTTGTATGTTCGATACTTCTTATTTTAGGCTTGTTTACAAGAGTATCATTAGGATTTTTAATTTTCACGATGATTATTGCCGCTTTTGTGGTTCATGGGGCTGATCCTTTTGAAACAAGAGAATTGAGTTTAATTTATTTATCAGTATACCTTCTCCTGATTACATTCGGGGCTGGAAAAGTATCTGTAGATCATTTAATTGAAAAGCGTAAGAGAGCTTCTGACTGGTAG
- a CDS encoding carbohydrate kinase — translation MISNNSYVVCFGEVLWDIFPAGTKAGGAPFNVAYNVHKMGLDVKMLSRVGDDELGEKLTDQIKSWGITTEYIQVDQQNPTSTVIAKIDEHNEASYEIINNVAWDYIDFLPEHKNLIAGAEAFVFGSLSARNEKTKKTLLELLELAELKIFDVNFRPPFIDVDLIKELLHKADIVKMNKSEMRQIMQFFSEEYISEDESAAFIQSHFSIKEIILTKGSKGARYFIGNQNYGFSAVSIEIADTVGSGDAFLAGFISKRIQMKSPEETMKEAVSLGAFITSKFGACPDYDREEFQNFKNKNVE, via the coding sequence ATGATATCAAATAATTCTTACGTAGTATGTTTTGGTGAAGTTCTTTGGGACATATTTCCAGCAGGGACCAAAGCAGGCGGAGCTCCATTTAATGTGGCTTATAACGTACACAAAATGGGACTTGATGTAAAAATGCTGAGCAGAGTTGGGGATGATGAGTTGGGAGAAAAACTGACAGACCAAATTAAAAGTTGGGGAATCACCACAGAATACATTCAGGTGGATCAGCAAAATCCTACCAGTACTGTTATTGCAAAAATAGATGAACACAATGAAGCCAGTTATGAAATCATCAATAATGTTGCTTGGGATTATATTGATTTTCTCCCGGAACATAAAAACCTTATTGCTGGTGCTGAAGCCTTCGTTTTCGGGAGCCTGTCTGCAAGAAATGAGAAAACAAAGAAGACTCTTTTAGAGCTTTTAGAATTGGCTGAACTTAAGATCTTTGATGTTAATTTCAGACCGCCGTTTATTGATGTTGATCTTATCAAAGAATTACTGCATAAAGCAGATATTGTAAAGATGAACAAGTCTGAAATGAGACAGATCATGCAGTTTTTCAGTGAAGAATACATAAGTGAAGATGAAAGTGCGGCTTTCATTCAGAGTCATTTTAGCATTAAAGAAATAATTCTCACAAAAGGAAGTAAAGGCGCCAGATATTTTATAGGAAATCAGAATTATGGATTTTCAGCGGTTTCGATAGAAATTGCAGACACAGTAGGAAGCGGAGATGCTTTTCTTGCAGGTTTTATTTCTAAAAGGATTCAGATGAAAAGTCCGGAAGAAACTATGAAAGAAGCCGTTTCTTTAGGAGCATTTATCACGTCAAAATTTGGAGCCTGCCCAGATTATGACCGCGAGGAGTTTCAAAATTTCAAAAATAAAAATGTAGAATAA
- the fucP gene encoding L-fucose:H+ symporter permease — MNAAKFTEKKYLIVFSFVISLFFFWAVALTMGDVLNKHFQNVLAISKSKSGLVQLSIFGAYALMGIPAGLFMKRFGYKLGVILGLSLFAAGCFLFIPAADNGSFNFFRGALFILAMGMAVLETVAHPFVAALGDERTSDQRVNFAQSFNGLGAIIGPLLGGVFIFGGGQEDHSLDSVKSLYTWIGMIILAITVIFFFIKVPNLKDPHAEEVEMLEHITGEDHHHDSNPNAPLWKQRHFIFAVIAQFFNIAAQGGTWAFFINYGVEKMHLQETQASYYFSLSMAMMMIGRFVGTFLMKYIAPNKLLAIFTACNIMLCIIVSQSFGWVSFISLILLNLFLSVMYPTIFSLGLKRLGNKVQQASSFLVMAMFGGAVFPPIMGKIAETDVAHAYLLPIICYVIIILFALKFYKPKTLK, encoded by the coding sequence ATGAATGCTGCCAAATTTACTGAAAAGAAATATCTGATCGTATTCTCTTTCGTTATTTCTCTGTTCTTTTTTTGGGCTGTTGCCCTTACAATGGGTGATGTTTTGAATAAGCATTTCCAAAACGTACTTGCTATTTCAAAATCGAAATCCGGACTGGTACAACTTTCAATTTTCGGAGCTTATGCTTTGATGGGAATTCCTGCAGGACTTTTTATGAAAAGATTTGGTTATAAATTAGGAGTTATTTTAGGATTGTCATTGTTTGCAGCAGGGTGTTTTCTTTTTATTCCGGCAGCAGATAATGGGTCTTTCAACTTTTTTAGAGGCGCATTATTTATTCTTGCGATGGGAATGGCTGTATTAGAAACTGTGGCACACCCTTTCGTTGCAGCCCTAGGGGATGAAAGAACGAGTGACCAGAGAGTAAACTTTGCTCAGTCTTTCAACGGATTAGGTGCCATTATAGGTCCGTTATTGGGCGGGGTCTTCATCTTTGGAGGCGGACAGGAAGATCATTCTTTAGACTCTGTGAAAAGCTTATATACCTGGATTGGAATGATCATTCTTGCTATTACGGTCATTTTCTTTTTCATTAAAGTTCCCAATTTAAAAGATCCGCATGCCGAAGAAGTGGAAATGCTTGAACATATTACAGGTGAAGACCATCATCATGACAGCAATCCTAATGCACCGCTCTGGAAGCAGAGACACTTTATTTTTGCCGTTATCGCTCAGTTTTTCAATATTGCAGCACAAGGCGGAACATGGGCATTCTTCATTAATTACGGAGTAGAAAAAATGCATCTTCAGGAAACCCAGGCTTCTTACTATTTTTCTTTAAGTATGGCAATGATGATGATCGGACGTTTTGTAGGAACCTTTTTGATGAAATATATCGCTCCCAATAAGCTTTTAGCAATATTTACAGCCTGTAACATTATGCTCTGTATTATTGTTTCTCAAAGTTTCGGGTGGGTATCATTCATCAGTCTGATTCTTCTGAATTTATTTTTAAGTGTTATGTATCCTACCATTTTCAGTCTTGGTCTTAAAAGATTGGGAAACAAAGTACAGCAGGCTTCGTCATTTCTTGTAATGGCGATGTTTGGAGGTGCAGTTTTCCCGCCGATTATGGGTAAAATAGCAGAAACTGATGTGGCACATGCTTACTTATTACCAATTATCTGCTATGTGATTATCATTCTGTTTGCATTGAAATTTTATAAGCCTAAAACACTTAAATAG
- a CDS encoding sugar phosphate isomerase/epimerase family protein, translating into MNIKFGASLLSWITPVWTPEAGKYAIEKTAGAGFDLIEILLPASMDFNAKQVKQQLKDNHLDAVCSLNLPKEAHIAFHPKTAENLIKQAVDKASELEIDFLGGVLHGGIGVFSGNPLTENEAETIIEVWSKAADHAKERGVDIGIEPINRYETYVCNTAKNVLDLISRTEKDNLFLHLDTFHMNMEENNFYDPIILAGNKLKHIHMTESHRGMLGEGTVNWEELFKALKEINFEGNLVLENFSSSIPGMQQMVSLWQRSPYNDEELALGSLAFMKNHLT; encoded by the coding sequence ATGAACATAAAATTTGGAGCATCTCTTCTTTCATGGATCACCCCGGTATGGACTCCTGAAGCTGGAAAATATGCAATAGAGAAAACAGCAGGAGCAGGTTTTGATTTAATTGAAATACTGCTTCCCGCTTCAATGGATTTTAATGCAAAACAAGTGAAGCAGCAGCTTAAAGATAATCATCTGGATGCAGTCTGTTCTCTAAATCTCCCCAAAGAAGCCCATATCGCTTTCCATCCTAAAACCGCTGAAAATCTAATCAAACAGGCAGTTGATAAAGCTTCCGAATTGGAAATTGATTTTCTGGGAGGTGTGCTTCATGGAGGAATCGGAGTGTTTTCGGGGAATCCCTTGACTGAAAATGAGGCTGAAACTATTATTGAGGTATGGAGCAAAGCCGCGGATCATGCTAAAGAAAGAGGAGTGGATATCGGAATAGAACCCATCAACAGATATGAAACGTATGTCTGCAATACCGCGAAAAATGTCTTAGATTTAATTTCAAGAACAGAAAAAGATAATTTATTTCTTCATTTAGATACGTTCCACATGAATATGGAAGAAAATAACTTTTATGATCCTATAATTTTAGCAGGAAACAAGCTTAAACACATTCATATGACGGAATCCCACCGTGGTATGCTGGGCGAAGGAACGGTGAACTGGGAAGAGTTATTCAAAGCTTTAAAAGAAATCAATTTTGAAGGGAACCTTGTACTTGAAAATTTTTCATCCTCCATTCCAGGGATGCAGCAGATGGTTTCTTTATGGCAGCGTTCTCCTTACAATGATGAAGAATTGGCCCTGGGCAGTTTAGCCTTTATGAAAAACCATTTAACTTAA
- the era gene encoding GTPase Era — MHKAGFVNIVGKPNAGKSTLLNQLMGEKLAIVTQKAQTTRHRIFGIYNEEDLQIVFSDTPGVLDPKYGLQEKMMDFVKDSLQDADVFLFIVDVTDKAAPSEFLIEKLNKIPVPVLLLLNKVDQTNQEGLEKLVEEWHTRIPKAEILPISALNAFNTDIILPKLKSMLPENPAYYDKDMYTDKPERFFVNEAIREKILLNYDKEIPYSVEVVTEQFKEKEGIIFIDSIIYVERDTQKGIIIGHKGEAIKKVGIESRLDLEKFFSKKIHLNLFVKVKKDWRKNDRDLKNFGYR, encoded by the coding sequence ATGCACAAAGCAGGATTTGTAAATATAGTTGGGAAACCTAATGCCGGAAAATCTACCTTACTCAATCAGTTGATGGGGGAGAAGCTGGCGATTGTTACTCAAAAAGCACAGACAACAAGACACAGAATTTTCGGTATATATAATGAAGAGGACTTACAGATCGTATTTTCTGATACTCCAGGGGTGTTGGATCCTAAATATGGTCTGCAGGAGAAAATGATGGATTTTGTAAAGGATTCTTTACAGGATGCAGACGTTTTTTTATTCATAGTAGATGTAACAGATAAGGCGGCGCCTTCAGAATTTTTAATTGAAAAATTAAATAAAATTCCTGTTCCCGTGCTATTATTATTGAATAAAGTGGACCAGACCAATCAGGAAGGTTTAGAAAAACTGGTTGAAGAATGGCATACTAGAATTCCAAAAGCTGAAATTCTTCCTATTTCTGCGCTTAATGCATTCAATACAGATATTATTTTACCGAAGCTGAAATCAATGCTTCCTGAAAATCCGGCTTATTATGATAAGGACATGTATACAGATAAGCCTGAAAGATTCTTTGTAAATGAAGCGATCCGTGAAAAAATTCTTTTGAATTATGATAAAGAAATTCCTTATTCTGTAGAAGTAGTTACTGAACAGTTCAAAGAAAAAGAGGGTATTATTTTTATCGATTCTATTATTTATGTAGAAAGAGACACGCAGAAAGGGATTATCATTGGTCATAAAGGGGAAGCCATCAAAAAAGTAGGAATAGAATCAAGATTAGACCTTGAAAAGTTCTTTTCTAAAAAGATCCACTTAAATCTATTCGTAAAAGTGAAAAAAGACTGGCGTAAAAATGACAGAGATTTGAAGAATTTCGGTTATCGATAG
- a CDS encoding MATE family efflux transporter — MGFLNKQYTKECLTLALPVMLTQVGQVSVNLFDNIIVGKLLGADALASVSLGNAVFFSMFVLALGFSFAIPPLVSEAHSKEDHKTINSVFSHGFIINMSVGIILMIVLLLGLPLLYHSGQPANIIPDTADFLGIMAVSIVPFMAFQTLREVSEGLSYTIGVTKATIIANVINIVLNYVFIKGLWGFPEMGVKGSALASLIARVFMVVFLYFVLLKEKKTRRYIKDFSLKIQVFSKKMFDKMVKLGLPTALQMFFEVTAFAGAAFICGLISAHDIASHQIALSMASFTFNLCVGFSVASTVMIGRKLGEQNFVELRKVGINNMKIAFIFMCICGIVFILGRNILPTFFTKKEEIEVITLASKLMIIAALFQLSDGIQVTALGMLRGLQDVKIPSIYTFIAYWVITIPLGYFLCVTMKMGAFGMWIALGLGLTISAVFLVKRFLNMSAKRIKQNT, encoded by the coding sequence ATGGGCTTTTTAAATAAACAATATACGAAAGAGTGCTTAACATTAGCTCTTCCCGTCATGCTCACACAGGTGGGACAGGTTTCTGTTAACTTATTTGATAATATTATCGTTGGAAAATTATTGGGTGCAGATGCTCTGGCTTCTGTATCATTGGGTAATGCCGTATTTTTCTCCATGTTTGTATTGGCACTCGGATTTTCATTTGCGATTCCGCCATTGGTTTCAGAGGCGCATTCTAAGGAAGACCATAAAACCATCAATTCCGTTTTCAGCCACGGATTTATCATCAACATGTCTGTAGGGATTATTTTGATGATTGTTCTGTTACTGGGACTTCCTCTGCTCTATCATTCGGGGCAGCCGGCAAATATTATTCCTGATACAGCAGATTTCTTAGGAATTATGGCTGTAAGCATCGTTCCTTTTATGGCTTTTCAGACGCTTAGAGAGGTTTCTGAGGGGCTTTCCTATACCATCGGAGTAACGAAAGCCACGATTATTGCTAACGTTATTAATATTGTTTTAAATTACGTTTTCATCAAAGGGCTCTGGGGATTCCCGGAGATGGGTGTGAAAGGTTCTGCTTTAGCAAGTTTAATAGCCAGAGTTTTCATGGTCGTTTTCTTATATTTCGTTTTGTTGAAAGAAAAGAAAACAAGACGTTATATTAAAGATTTTTCATTAAAAATCCAGGTATTCTCTAAGAAAATGTTTGATAAAATGGTGAAATTGGGCCTGCCTACAGCATTACAAATGTTTTTTGAAGTTACTGCTTTTGCAGGGGCTGCTTTTATATGCGGGTTGATTTCAGCCCACGATATTGCTTCCCACCAGATCGCATTAAGCATGGCTTCATTCACCTTTAATTTATGTGTGGGGTTCAGTGTAGCTTCAACAGTGATGATCGGCAGGAAGCTGGGTGAACAGAACTTTGTAGAGCTTAGAAAAGTTGGGATCAATAACATGAAAATTGCTTTTATTTTCATGTGCATCTGCGGAATAGTATTTATTCTGGGCAGAAATATTCTTCCTACTTTCTTTACTAAAAAAGAAGAAATTGAAGTGATTACATTAGCTTCAAAACTAATGATTATCGCCGCTTTATTCCAATTATCAGATGGAATTCAAGTCACAGCTTTAGGAATGCTTAGAGGATTGCAGGATGTAAAGATACCTTCTATTTATACATTTATTGCCTATTGGGTGATCACAATTCCATTAGGATATTTCCTTTGTGTAACGATGAAAATGGGTGCTTTTGGAATGTGGATCGCGTTAGGATTAGGCCTAACGATCTCTGCTGTTTTCCTTGTAAAGCGATTTCTGAATATGTCTGCTAAAAGAATCAAGCAGAACACATAA
- a CDS encoding prolyl oligopeptidase family serine peptidase encodes MKIKLTICLLAFLNFYEAQENVTYQKPSAEILKLADYERPPSVLTNSKKDWIVFTYRPTYKTLGDLSQQEMKLGGLRINPVTNISSTASYSYNLKVRKMNEKNEVQVKGLPADPKITNTSFSPDEKKLAFTNTTNKGVELWVVDLETAIAKKITSDNLNANLGSPYVWYKDSQSFLIKTLPQNRPALIDASKDLPTGPIISTSDGKVSQNRTYQDLLKNPQDEKNFEILTASDIYNVDLNGGLKKVKEQDMYSGLSFSPDGNYLMATTIKKPFSYIVPLNRFPMTTTVYDLKGNTVKVVNEVPLNEIMPKGFSSVRAGKRDMGWRSDAPAALVYVEALDGGDQSKTVDYRDEIFTWEAPFSSAPKSFFKTKQRYEGTSWTNDHFAIVSEGWYDTRNTKSFLVDLNNGESKVIEDRNYQDVYSDPGHFNTTKNQFGRTVIDMKNEKSYLIGDGFTKEGQHPFIDEMDMKTLKKKRLYTSNLKNAKEEIIDIINPSKGEVLTIQQSASQYPNYFKKNIKSNQSEPVTNFANPFESIKDVYKEVITYKRNDGVTLTGTLYLPAGYDRKAKKEKLPLLIWAYPTEYKDKNTAGQNTQNPNDFTFPYYGSFVYWTTKGYAVLDDAAFPIIGEGKTEPNDTFIPQLVANAEAAIDAVDQLGYIDRKKVAVGGHSYGAFMTANLLTHSKLFACGIARSGAYNRTLTPFGFQSEQRNYWDIPEIYNTMSPFMNADKMKTPLLLIHGDADNNPGTFTLQTERYFQALKNLGAPVKMVLLPKEAHSYVAKENILHLLWEQDQFLEKCLKK; translated from the coding sequence ATGAAGATAAAACTAACAATCTGTCTTCTTGCGTTTCTCAATTTCTATGAAGCTCAGGAAAATGTTACTTACCAGAAACCATCTGCAGAAATCCTTAAACTTGCAGATTACGAAAGACCTCCTAGTGTTTTGACTAACAGCAAAAAAGACTGGATTGTTTTTACTTATCGTCCTACTTATAAAACACTTGGAGATCTCAGCCAGCAGGAAATGAAATTAGGCGGATTAAGGATTAATCCTGTAACCAATATTTCAAGTACTGCCTCTTATTCATATAACTTAAAAGTGAGAAAAATGAATGAGAAAAACGAGGTGCAGGTGAAAGGACTTCCTGCTGATCCAAAAATAACAAATACTTCTTTCTCACCTGATGAAAAAAAGCTTGCCTTCACTAATACAACCAATAAAGGAGTAGAACTTTGGGTAGTAGATTTAGAAACGGCAATTGCTAAAAAAATAACCAGTGATAATTTAAATGCCAACTTAGGAAGCCCATATGTCTGGTACAAAGATTCTCAAAGTTTTTTAATTAAAACGCTTCCGCAGAACAGACCTGCTTTAATCGATGCCAGCAAAGATCTGCCGACGGGGCCGATCATTTCTACATCTGACGGAAAAGTATCACAGAACAGAACCTATCAGGATCTGCTGAAAAATCCTCAGGATGAAAAGAATTTCGAAATTCTTACAGCTTCTGATATTTATAATGTTGATCTGAACGGCGGTCTTAAAAAAGTAAAAGAACAGGATATGTATTCCGGACTGAGTTTTTCTCCGGACGGTAATTATTTAATGGCAACAACAATCAAAAAGCCATTTTCTTATATTGTTCCGCTGAACAGATTTCCAATGACTACTACGGTTTATGACCTGAAAGGCAATACAGTGAAGGTGGTGAATGAAGTTCCATTAAATGAAATCATGCCGAAAGGATTTTCATCCGTAAGAGCCGGAAAAAGAGATATGGGATGGAGAAGTGATGCTCCTGCCGCTTTGGTGTATGTAGAAGCATTGGATGGAGGAGATCAGTCTAAAACTGTGGATTACAGAGATGAGATTTTCACTTGGGAAGCTCCGTTCAGCAGTGCACCAAAATCATTCTTTAAAACGAAACAAAGATATGAAGGAACAAGCTGGACCAACGATCATTTTGCGATAGTTTCAGAAGGCTGGTACGATACAAGAAATACAAAATCTTTCTTGGTTGATCTGAACAACGGTGAATCTAAAGTGATTGAAGACAGAAATTATCAGGATGTTTACAGCGACCCGGGACACTTTAATACGACAAAAAACCAATTCGGAAGAACGGTTATCGATATGAAAAACGAGAAATCTTACCTTATCGGAGATGGTTTTACTAAAGAGGGACAGCATCCTTTCATCGATGAAATGGATATGAAGACCTTGAAGAAAAAAAGACTGTATACTTCTAATTTAAAGAATGCTAAAGAAGAAATTATTGATATCATTAATCCGTCAAAAGGAGAGGTTTTAACGATTCAGCAGTCGGCAAGCCAGTATCCGAACTATTTTAAAAAGAATATTAAATCTAATCAATCTGAACCTGTCACTAATTTTGCAAACCCTTTTGAAAGTATAAAAGATGTTTACAAAGAAGTAATCACTTACAAAAGGAATGACGGCGTTACCTTAACAGGAACCCTTTATCTGCCTGCGGGCTACGACAGAAAAGCTAAAAAAGAAAAACTTCCGCTGCTTATTTGGGCGTATCCTACAGAATATAAAGATAAAAATACAGCAGGGCAGAATACCCAGAATCCAAATGACTTTACATTCCCATATTACGGCTCTTTTGTATACTGGACAACGAAAGGATATGCTGTTTTAGATGATGCCGCTTTCCCGATCATTGGAGAAGGAAAGACAGAACCAAATGATACTTTCATTCCACAGCTGGTAGCCAATGCAGAAGCAGCAATTGATGCAGTAGATCAATTAGGATATATTGATAGAAAGAAAGTGGCTGTAGGAGGACATTCGTATGGTGCATTTATGACTGCTAACCTTTTGACCCATTCCAAACTTTTTGCATGCGGAATTGCAAGAAGCGGTGCTTATAACAGAACACTGACACCGTTCGGCTTCCAGAGCGAACAGAGAAATTATTGGGATATTCCGGAAATCTATAACACGATGTCGCCGTTTATGAATGCAGATAAAATGAAAACACCGCTGCTTTTAATTCATGGGGATGCAGATAATAACCCGGGAACATTCACACTGCAGACAGAAAGGTATTTCCAGGCATTGAAGAACTTGGGTGCACCAGTAAAAATGGTTTTACTCCCAAAAGAAGCACACAGTTACGTAGCTAAAGAAAATATTCTCCACCTTTTATGGGAACAGGATCAGTTCCTTGAGAAATGTTTGAAGAAATAA